In one Sulfitobacter sp. LCG007 genomic region, the following are encoded:
- a CDS encoding sugar kinase, with amino-acid sequence MSLRIVAAGECMIEMAPSGQPGQFTMNFAGDTFNTAWYLRKLLPEGFEVDYLSEIGMDSASHKMRAFMAEAGIGLDYLRMRTDRTVGLYLIELEGAERHFSYWRGQSAARCLAEDPERLAKAFGGAAMVYVSGITLAILDPAGRHNLLSSLAEVRMRGTTVVFDPNLRPRLWDSHEEMCAAVMSAAAHADMVLPSFDDEAQFFGDTDPQATAERYGGLGCGLVVVKNGPGIVTALHEGRIATHAALPVSDAVDTTAAGDSFNAGFIAEWIQRGDLAAAVARGCEVASKVIRKRGALVALD; translated from the coding sequence ATGAGCCTGCGTATCGTCGCTGCCGGAGAGTGCATGATCGAAATGGCGCCCTCCGGGCAACCGGGGCAGTTCACGATGAACTTCGCGGGCGACACGTTCAATACCGCATGGTATCTTCGCAAGCTTCTGCCAGAAGGGTTCGAGGTCGACTACCTGAGCGAGATCGGCATGGATTCAGCCTCGCACAAGATGCGCGCTTTCATGGCGGAGGCCGGCATCGGGCTTGACTATCTGCGCATGAGAACGGACCGGACCGTGGGGCTTTACCTGATCGAGCTCGAGGGGGCCGAACGGCATTTCTCCTACTGGCGCGGTCAGAGCGCGGCACGCTGCCTCGCCGAGGATCCCGAACGTCTGGCCAAGGCATTCGGCGGTGCCGCGATGGTCTATGTCTCGGGCATCACGCTTGCCATTCTGGATCCTGCCGGACGGCACAACCTGCTGTCATCGTTGGCCGAGGTCAGAATGCGGGGCACCACCGTCGTGTTCGATCCGAACCTGCGCCCGAGGCTCTGGGACAGTCACGAAGAGATGTGCGCGGCGGTCATGTCGGCTGCCGCCCATGCCGACATGGTGCTGCCCTCGTTCGACGACGAGGCGCAGTTCTTCGGCGATACCGATCCGCAGGCCACGGCGGAACGCTACGGCGGTCTGGGATGCGGGCTTGTCGTCGTCAAGAATGGCCCCGGCATCGTCACGGCCCTTCACGAAGGCCGCATTGCGACACATGCCGCCCTTCCGGTGTCCGACGCCGTGGATACGACGGCGGCGGGCGACAGCTTCAATGCCGGGTTCATTGCCGAATGGATCCAGAGAGGCGACCTTGCCGCCGCCGTCGCGCGCGGTTGCGAGGTCGCCAGCAAGGTCATCCGCAAGCGCGGTGCGCTGGTCGCCCTGGACTGA
- a CDS encoding GntR family transcriptional regulator, translating to MGQAPQIRTLEHVQRPSIADQVFETIYSQVLALELPPGTKLSEAEVAKQLDVSRQPVRDAFWRLSQLGFLLIRPQRATVVTQISAADIFQARFIRTAVEVETVRRACRELDETHVAELEQLLCAQDQAIEKGDRQHFHELDDEFHRRICDRLGLGFCWELIREKKAHTDRVRFLSLSFASRSAYDDHVEILDAIRARDEARGERAIRQHLGRIESLIVQLRHDNHEWFAEED from the coding sequence ATGGGGCAGGCGCCGCAGATCAGGACCCTCGAACACGTGCAGAGACCCTCGATAGCCGATCAGGTGTTCGAGACGATCTATTCGCAGGTCCTTGCCCTCGAACTTCCGCCGGGCACGAAACTGTCCGAGGCGGAAGTCGCCAAGCAGCTCGACGTTTCGCGCCAGCCCGTACGCGACGCTTTCTGGCGCCTGTCGCAACTGGGGTTTCTGCTGATCCGGCCCCAGCGTGCGACGGTCGTCACCCAGATCTCCGCCGCCGACATCTTCCAGGCCCGCTTCATCCGAACCGCGGTCGAGGTCGAAACCGTCCGCCGCGCCTGCCGCGAGCTGGACGAAACCCATGTCGCGGAACTGGAGCAGCTCCTGTGCGCGCAGGATCAGGCGATCGAGAAAGGCGACCGGCAGCATTTCCATGAACTCGATGACGAATTCCACCGCCGTATCTGCGACCGGCTGGGGCTGGGCTTCTGCTGGGAATTGATACGGGAGAAGAAGGCACATACAGACCGCGTACGCTTCCTGTCGCTCAGCTTCGCGTCCCGGTCGGCCTACGATGACCATGTCGAGATTCTGGACGCGATCAGGGCACGGGACGAGGCGCGCGGCGAAAGGGCCATCCGGCAACACCTGGGCCGCATCGAATCGCTGATCGTGCAGTTGCGTCACGACAATCACGAGTGGTTCGCCGAGGAGGATTGA
- the uxaC gene encoding glucuronate isomerase has product MAALDEDRLFPLDRRSREIARALYGEVRNLPIVSPHGHTDPRWFALNEPFPDPAQLFVTPDHYVFRMLCSQGVALADLGVPRVDGGPVETDGRKIWRLFASNFHLFRATPSQMWIEHALQDVFGLTTKLSAETADQTYDHVADCLAKPEFLPRALFERFNIEVIATTESALDPLDWHAKIRESGWSGRVVTTYRPDAVVDPEFDGFADNVMKLGEITGEDTASWEGYLAAHRNRRAFFKSFGATASDHGHATARTEDLAQDVAAELFAKALQGACTPEEADAFRGQMLTEMARMSLDDGLVLQIHPGSFRNHSAPTMARFGRDKGFDIPTRTDYVHALKPLLDAFGTDPRLSVILFTLDETAYSRELAPLAGVYPSLKLGPAWWFFDSPEGMMRFRQLTTETCGFYNTAGFNDDTRAFCSIPARHDVARRVDCAYLATLVATGRLAEADAFEVAQDLAYRLALQAYRL; this is encoded by the coding sequence ATGGCAGCGCTGGATGAAGATCGCCTGTTTCCGCTGGACCGGCGCAGCCGCGAGATCGCCCGGGCGCTGTACGGAGAGGTCCGCAATCTTCCCATCGTCAGCCCGCACGGACATACCGACCCGCGCTGGTTCGCGCTGAACGAACCCTTTCCCGATCCCGCCCAGCTGTTCGTCACGCCGGATCACTACGTTTTCCGGATGCTTTGCAGCCAGGGCGTGGCGCTCGCGGATCTCGGCGTCCCGCGCGTCGACGGCGGGCCGGTCGAAACCGACGGTCGCAAGATCTGGCGGCTGTTTGCCTCAAACTTCCACCTGTTCCGCGCCACGCCCTCGCAGATGTGGATCGAGCATGCGCTGCAGGATGTCTTCGGACTAACCACGAAGCTGTCTGCCGAAACCGCCGATCAGACATACGACCACGTCGCGGACTGTCTCGCCAAGCCCGAATTTCTGCCCCGCGCGCTTTTCGAGCGCTTCAACATCGAGGTCATCGCGACCACCGAAAGCGCGCTCGATCCGCTGGACTGGCATGCGAAGATCCGCGAGTCCGGATGGTCGGGTCGGGTCGTCACCACCTACCGGCCCGATGCCGTCGTCGATCCGGAGTTCGACGGGTTCGCGGACAACGTGATGAAGCTGGGCGAGATCACCGGCGAGGATACGGCAAGCTGGGAAGGCTACCTTGCGGCGCATCGCAACCGGCGCGCCTTCTTCAAGAGCTTCGGCGCCACCGCATCGGATCACGGCCATGCCACTGCCCGGACAGAGGATCTGGCGCAGGACGTGGCGGCAGAACTTTTCGCGAAGGCGCTGCAGGGGGCCTGCACGCCCGAGGAAGCGGATGCCTTCCGGGGTCAGATGCTGACCGAGATGGCCCGAATGAGCCTCGACGACGGGCTGGTGCTGCAGATCCATCCCGGATCCTTCCGCAACCATTCCGCGCCGACCATGGCGCGTTTCGGGCGCGACAAGGGCTTCGACATCCCGACCCGTACCGACTACGTCCACGCGCTGAAACCGCTGCTCGACGCCTTCGGCACGGATCCGCGCCTGTCGGTGATCCTCTTCACGCTCGACGAGACCGCCTATTCGCGCGAACTCGCCCCGCTTGCCGGGGTTTACCCGTCGCTCAAGCTGGGACCGGCCTGGTGGTTCTTCGACAGTCCCGAAGGCATGATGCGCTTTCGCCAGCTGACCACGGAGACCTGCGGCTTCTACAACACCGCCGGCTTCAACGACGACACCCGCGCCTTCTGCTCGATCCCGGCCCGCCACGACGTGGCCCGCCGCGTGGATTGCGCCTATCTCGCCACGCTGGTCGCCACCGGGCGGCTGGCAGAGGCGGATGCATTCGAGGTCGCGCAAGACCTCGCATACCGGCTTGCCCTGCAAGCCTACCGGCTCTGA
- a CDS encoding TRAP transporter substrate-binding protein, which translates to MKTMRTMFAALLATSALATAAAACEVTLRSSDTHPDGYPTVEGVKAMGKALEESTGGRICIEVFHSAQLGEEKDTIEQTQFGVIDLNRVSMGPFNNIIPETQVPSLPYIFKSTDHMHKVMDGDVGQEILAAFSDHDLIGLAFYDGGSRSFYNSQKPITSIEDLSGMKFRVMQSDMFVDMVSALGANATPMPYGEVYSSIQTGVIDGAENNWPSYDTSGHYEVAKYYTLDQHLMVPEVLVMSKQSWDKLSPEDQQAVRDAAKVSVDTQRKLWAEQEKASEEKVRASGVEVITDIDKTPFIEAMKPVYEKYVTDPKLQDMVSRIQATD; encoded by the coding sequence ATGAAGACCATGAGAACAATGTTCGCAGCACTTCTGGCAACGTCGGCACTGGCCACGGCGGCCGCTGCCTGCGAGGTCACCCTGCGCTCGTCCGACACCCATCCCGACGGCTATCCGACCGTCGAGGGCGTCAAGGCCATGGGCAAGGCGCTGGAGGAAAGCACCGGCGGGCGGATCTGTATCGAAGTGTTCCATTCCGCCCAGCTCGGCGAGGAAAAGGACACGATCGAACAGACCCAGTTCGGCGTCATCGACCTCAACCGCGTTTCGATGGGGCCCTTCAACAACATCATTCCCGAGACGCAGGTCCCGTCCCTGCCCTATATCTTCAAGTCCACCGACCACATGCACAAGGTCATGGACGGCGATGTGGGCCAGGAGATCCTCGCGGCCTTCTCCGATCACGACCTGATCGGACTGGCATTCTACGACGGCGGCTCGCGCAGCTTCTACAACAGCCAGAAGCCCATCACCTCGATAGAGGATCTTTCGGGCATGAAGTTCCGCGTCATGCAATCGGACATGTTCGTCGACATGGTCTCGGCCCTCGGCGCGAACGCGACGCCGATGCCCTATGGCGAGGTCTATTCCTCGATCCAGACCGGCGTCATCGACGGAGCCGAGAACAACTGGCCGTCCTACGACACCTCGGGCCATTACGAGGTCGCCAAGTACTACACGCTCGACCAGCACCTTATGGTGCCCGAGGTCCTTGTGATGTCCAAGCAGAGCTGGGACAAGCTGAGCCCCGAGGACCAGCAGGCGGTCAGGGACGCGGCCAAGGTGTCGGTCGACACCCAGCGCAAACTCTGGGCGGAACAGGAGAAAGCCTCCGAGGAAAAGGTGCGCGCGTCGGGCGTCGAGGTCATCACCGACATCGACAAGACCCCCTTCATCGAGGCGATGAAGCCGGTCTACGAGAAATACGTGACCGACCCCAAGCTTCAGGACATGGTCAGCCGCATCCAGGCCACCGACTGA
- a CDS encoding TRAP transporter small permease codes for MRTQLMRLADVTGMIAKIALWTAGAGLVAMTVAIALQVFWRYVLNNSLIWTEPASVMIMGWFIFLGAAVGIREGYHLSFDVVLYFVPDAVKAWLHTISDIAVGAFGFGMIWFGWELAAKTANNMMPSLGISDAFNFAPLVAGGVLVVLFSLERILRRLAGMHTARFGEAEPVEDL; via the coding sequence TTGCGGACTCAACTGATGCGGCTGGCCGACGTCACCGGCATGATCGCCAAGATCGCGCTCTGGACCGCCGGTGCCGGGCTCGTCGCGATGACCGTCGCCATCGCCCTGCAGGTGTTCTGGCGCTACGTGCTGAACAATTCGCTGATCTGGACCGAGCCCGCCTCGGTCATGATCATGGGCTGGTTCATCTTCCTCGGCGCCGCAGTGGGCATCCGCGAGGGATATCACCTCTCCTTCGACGTGGTGCTCTACTTCGTTCCGGATGCGGTCAAGGCCTGGTTGCACACGATCTCGGACATCGCCGTCGGCGCCTTCGGCTTCGGCATGATCTGGTTCGGCTGGGAACTCGCCGCGAAAACCGCGAACAACATGATGCCGAGCCTCGGCATCTCGGACGCCTTCAACTTCGCCCCCCTGGTCGCCGGAGGCGTGCTCGTGGTGCTGTTCTCGCTCGAACGCATCCTGCGCCGCCTTGCCGGAATGCACACCGCCCGCTTCGGCGAGGCCGAACCCGTCGAGGACCTCTGA
- a CDS encoding TRAP transporter large permease yields the protein MELWILFGSFVFLLAIGTPVAFCLGVSSFATIAYLGLPPVVVFQRLNSGVSVFALMAIPFFIYAGDLMVRGDIARRLVALAGAVVGHLRGGLGQVNILASVMFGGVSGSAAADASAVGGLMVPQMKERGYGIDYAVNITVVGSIIALMLPPSHNMIIYSISAGGRISIADLFTAGIIPGFLLALSLMVAAYFVAKKRGYPTEAFPGLRMLGHLFVNAMPGLILVAIIFGGVRSGIFTASESSNIAVVYALLVTLVVYRSLGWHDFVEATLAAVRTTAMVLMVIGCAAAFGWLLAYTKVPASMVALLQNVSDNPIVILLLLNLVLLILGTFMDMSPLIVITTPIFLPVAQAFGVDPVHFGVILILNLGIGLCTPPVGAVLFVGCAVGRIPIWQAVRTIWPFYSAAFATLMLVTYIPALSLWLPSLFH from the coding sequence ATGGAACTCTGGATCCTCTTCGGCTCCTTCGTCTTCCTGCTCGCCATCGGCACCCCCGTGGCCTTCTGCCTCGGCGTGTCGAGCTTCGCGACCATCGCCTATCTCGGCCTGCCGCCGGTGGTGGTCTTCCAGCGCCTGAACTCGGGTGTCTCGGTCTTCGCCCTGATGGCAATCCCCTTCTTCATCTACGCGGGCGATCTGATGGTGCGCGGCGACATCGCACGCCGCCTCGTGGCGCTCGCCGGCGCGGTGGTGGGTCACCTTCGCGGCGGACTCGGGCAGGTCAACATCCTGGCCTCGGTGATGTTCGGCGGCGTCTCCGGTTCGGCCGCCGCCGATGCCTCCGCCGTGGGCGGGCTGATGGTGCCGCAGATGAAAGAACGCGGTTACGGGATCGATTACGCCGTCAACATCACGGTCGTCGGATCGATCATTGCGCTAATGCTGCCCCCCTCGCACAACATGATCATCTATTCGATCTCGGCGGGCGGACGCATATCGATCGCCGATCTGTTCACCGCCGGCATCATCCCCGGCTTCCTGCTGGCCCTTTCCCTGATGGTCGCCGCCTATTTCGTGGCGAAAAAGCGTGGCTATCCGACAGAGGCCTTCCCGGGCCTGCGCATGCTTGGCCACCTTTTCGTCAACGCCATGCCCGGCCTGATCCTTGTCGCGATCATCTTCGGCGGCGTGCGCTCGGGCATCTTCACGGCCTCGGAAAGCTCCAACATCGCCGTGGTCTACGCCCTTCTCGTCACGCTCGTCGTCTACCGCTCGCTCGGCTGGCACGACTTCGTCGAGGCGACGCTCGCTGCCGTGCGCACCACGGCCATGGTGCTGATGGTGATCGGCTGCGCCGCCGCCTTCGGATGGCTGCTGGCCTATACCAAGGTGCCGGCCTCGATGGTGGCCCTGCTGCAGAACGTCTCGGACAATCCGATCGTGATCCTGCTGCTGCTGAACCTCGTGCTGCTGATCCTCGGGACCTTCATGGACATGTCGCCGCTGATCGTGATCACCACACCGATATTCCTGCCCGTCGCTCAGGCCTTCGGCGTGGACCCGGTGCATTTCGGCGTGATCCTGATCCTGAACCTCGGCATCGGCCTCTGCACCCCTCCGGTCGGCGCGGTGCTCTTCGTCGGCTGCGCCGTGGGGCGCATCCCGATCTGGCAGGCGGTCCGCACGATCTGGCCTTTCTACTCGGCGGCCTTCGCCACGCTGATGCTTGTCACCTACATCCCGGCGCTGTCGCTCTGGCTGCCGTCGCTCTTCCACTGA
- a CDS encoding cupin domain-containing protein — MTTSYPVVDADPGVKRQVLAEDAALMVVSFTFEKDAEGKLHNHPQVQSTFVESGRFLFTVNGDEREVGPGDCFVIPSMATHGCRCLEAGRLIDSFSPRRDDFL; from the coding sequence ATGACCACATCCTATCCCGTCGTCGATGCCGACCCCGGCGTAAAGCGTCAGGTCCTGGCAGAGGATGCGGCGCTCATGGTCGTTTCCTTCACCTTCGAGAAGGACGCCGAGGGCAAGCTGCACAATCATCCCCAAGTCCAGTCCACCTTCGTGGAATCCGGCCGGTTTCTCTTTACCGTGAACGGAGACGAACGCGAGGTCGGGCCCGGCGACTGTTTCGTGATCCCCTCGATGGCGACGCACGGTTGCCGCTGTCTCGAGGCGGGACGGCTGATCGACAGCTTCTCGCCCCGCCGCGACGATTTTCTCTGA
- the kduI gene encoding 5-dehydro-4-deoxy-D-glucuronate isomerase, with protein MLTVETRHAIDPLTAKGFDTDGLRENFLIEGLFRTGEIRLCYTHYDRMIVGGAVPDGATLVLEEVKECGTASVLDRREMGVLNIGETGTVAVGGESHELNKGDVLYIGRGAGPVSFEGKGRYYILSCPAHATHPTRRITLDEANKVRMGAPETANERTIYQFILPEVVDSCQLVMGYTMFHGGSVWNTMPAHVHDRRMEAYLYFDLAEGQRVFHFMGEPDETRHIVMSNEQAVVSPPWSIHCGAGTGSYTFCWGMAGDNVNYKDMDMVGMEDLR; from the coding sequence ATGCTCACCGTCGAAACCCGCCACGCCATTGATCCCCTGACCGCGAAGGGCTTCGACACCGACGGTCTGCGCGAGAACTTCCTGATCGAGGGGCTGTTCCGGACCGGTGAGATCCGGCTCTGCTATACCCATTATGATCGCATGATCGTCGGCGGCGCGGTGCCGGACGGCGCCACGCTGGTCCTTGAAGAGGTCAAGGAATGCGGCACCGCCTCGGTGCTCGATCGCCGCGAAATGGGTGTGCTCAACATCGGCGAGACCGGCACGGTGGCGGTCGGCGGCGAAAGCCACGAACTGAACAAGGGCGACGTGCTCTACATCGGGCGCGGCGCCGGGCCGGTGAGCTTCGAGGGCAAGGGGCGCTACTACATCCTGTCCTGTCCCGCCCATGCGACCCACCCGACCCGGCGCATCACGCTCGACGAGGCGAACAAGGTCAGGATGGGCGCGCCGGAGACCGCGAACGAACGCACGATCTACCAGTTCATCCTGCCGGAAGTGGTCGACTCCTGCCAGCTCGTCATGGGCTACACGATGTTTCACGGCGGCTCGGTCTGGAACACCATGCCCGCGCATGTGCACGACCGCCGGATGGAGGCCTATCTCTACTTCGACCTCGCCGAAGGCCAGCGGGTCTTCCACTTCATGGGCGAACCCGACGAGACGCGCCATATCGTGATGTCGAACGAACAGGCCGTCGTGTCCCCGCCCTGGTCGATCCATTGCGGCGCGGGGACCGGCAGCTACACCTTCTGCTGGGGCATGGCGGGCGACAACGTGAACTACAAGGACATGGACATGGTCGGGATGGAGGATTTGCGTTGA
- the kduD gene encoding 2-dehydro-3-deoxy-D-gluconate 5-dehydrogenase KduD, translated as MSAFSLEDRTALVTGANTGIGQAIAVAMDRAGAEVICAGRSSCAETLAMMRSGSELRLDFADPMAARDAFADAPVDILVNNAGIIRRNDATEFTEEDWDAVMDVNLKAVFFTCQAFARALLARGAGGSIVNIASLLSFQGGIRIPSYTASKHGVAGLTKLLCNEWAAQGINVNAIAPGYIETNNTQALRADPDRNKAILERIPAGRWGQPDDIAEAAVFLSSRAAKYINGAVLNIDGGWLAR; from the coding sequence TTGAGCGCCTTTTCCCTCGAAGACCGCACCGCGCTGGTGACCGGGGCCAACACGGGCATCGGCCAGGCGATCGCGGTGGCGATGGACCGGGCCGGGGCCGAGGTGATCTGCGCCGGGCGGTCCTCCTGCGCGGAGACGTTGGCGATGATGCGCAGCGGCAGCGAGCTGCGCCTCGACTTCGCCGATCCGATGGCAGCCCGCGATGCCTTCGCTGACGCGCCCGTCGACATCCTCGTCAACAACGCCGGGATCATCCGCCGCAACGATGCAACCGAGTTCACCGAAGAAGACTGGGACGCGGTCATGGACGTCAATCTCAAGGCGGTCTTCTTCACCTGCCAGGCCTTCGCGCGCGCCCTGCTGGCGCGCGGCGCCGGCGGCAGCATCGTCAACATCGCCTCGCTCCTGTCGTTCCAGGGTGGCATCCGCATCCCCTCCTACACCGCGTCCAAGCATGGCGTCGCGGGGCTGACCAAGCTGCTCTGCAACGAATGGGCGGCTCAGGGCATCAACGTGAACGCCATCGCACCGGGCTATATCGAAACCAACAACACACAAGCCCTGCGCGCCGACCCCGATCGCAACAAGGCGATCCTCGAGCGCATCCCGGCAGGACGCTGGGGGCAGCCGGACGACATTGCCGAGGCGGCCGTGTTCCTTTCTTCCCGGGCCGCGAAATACATCAACGGCGCGGTCCTCAACATCGATGGAGGCTGGCTTGCCCGCTGA
- a CDS encoding mannitol dehydrogenase family protein, translating to MEAGLPADLPRLTRDGAAPAQGIVHLGLGAFFRAHGAVYLQELMEAEGGDWGITGVSLQSPGTRDRLAAQDGVYTALELGPKGRIARPIVSVREVLVAPEDPEAVLARMADPATKVVTLTVTEKGYCHNPATGALNLAHPDIQHDTVSPAPKSAPGFLVRALERRKRAGLAPFTVLTCDNLPENGRLVRGVVLELARAIDPGLADWIAAEGRFPATMVDRIVPATRPEDITGLADETGLDDQAPVMHEPFRQWVVEDDFVSGTRPMLENVGVQMVGDVTPFEHMKLRMLNGTHSSLAYLGYLAGHETIADTVADPVFAAFVKRLWAQEIIPAVPTPPGEDLERYAAALFERYANPAIRHRTWQIAMDGSQKLPQRILSTLSENRAAGRSSPGLILAVAAWMRYVGGIDETGAPIEVKDPLAARLRELSDSAVDPAGKVDALLGLSDVFAPGLASALRNDIAAAYAALVEKGARGAANSVVTG from the coding sequence ATGGAGGCTGGCTTGCCCGCTGATCTTCCCCGCCTCACCCGCGACGGCGCGGCCCCCGCGCAGGGCATCGTACATCTGGGCCTGGGCGCCTTCTTCCGGGCGCATGGCGCGGTCTATCTTCAGGAGCTGATGGAGGCCGAAGGCGGCGACTGGGGCATCACCGGCGTCAGCCTGCAAAGCCCAGGCACCCGCGACAGGCTCGCGGCGCAGGACGGCGTCTATACCGCGCTTGAACTCGGCCCAAAGGGCCGGATTGCCCGGCCGATCGTCTCGGTACGCGAAGTGCTCGTGGCGCCGGAGGATCCCGAAGCCGTGCTGGCGCGGATGGCGGATCCTGCGACAAAGGTGGTAACGCTGACCGTCACCGAAAAAGGTTACTGCCACAATCCCGCGACCGGCGCGCTCAACCTTGCGCATCCCGACATCCAGCACGACACGGTCAGCCCCGCCCCGAAATCCGCGCCGGGCTTTCTCGTCCGGGCGCTTGAGCGCCGCAAGCGCGCCGGCCTCGCGCCCTTCACCGTGCTGACCTGCGACAACCTTCCCGAAAACGGCCGGCTGGTGCGCGGCGTGGTGCTGGAACTGGCGCGGGCCATCGACCCCGGCCTCGCCGACTGGATCGCGGCGGAAGGCCGGTTTCCCGCGACCATGGTCGACCGGATCGTGCCCGCGACCAGACCGGAGGACATCACCGGACTGGCCGATGAGACCGGGCTCGACGATCAGGCGCCAGTCATGCACGAACCCTTCCGCCAATGGGTGGTCGAGGACGACTTCGTGAGCGGCACGCGCCCGATGCTGGAAAACGTCGGCGTTCAGATGGTGGGCGACGTCACGCCCTTCGAGCACATGAAGCTCAGGATGCTGAACGGCACGCATTCCTCGCTTGCCTACCTCGGCTATCTCGCCGGTCACGAGACCATCGCCGACACGGTCGCCGATCCGGTGTTTGCCGCCTTCGTCAAGCGCCTCTGGGCGCAGGAGATCATCCCGGCCGTCCCGACGCCCCCGGGCGAGGATCTCGAACGCTATGCCGCGGCGCTTTTCGAGCGCTATGCCAACCCCGCGATCCGTCATCGGACATGGCAGATCGCGATGGACGGTTCGCAGAAGCTGCCCCAGCGCATCCTTTCCACCCTGTCCGAGAACCGCGCGGCGGGGCGATCCAGTCCCGGTCTGATCCTCGCCGTGGCGGCCTGGATGCGCTATGTCGGCGGCATCGACGAGACAGGCGCGCCGATCGAGGTGAAGGATCCTCTTGCCGCGCGCCTTCGCGAACTGTCCGACAGTGCCGTGGACCCTGCCGGGAAGGTCGATGCGCTGCTCGGGCTTTCCGACGTCTTCGCGCCCGGGCTCGCCTCGGCGCTTCGCAACGATATCGCCGCCGCCTATGCGGCCCTTGTTGAAAAGGGCGCGCGCGGCGCCGCCAACTCAGTGGTGACAGGATGA
- the uxuA gene encoding mannonate dehydratase: MIESWRWYGSFDRIALDEIAQTGATGIVTALHEIPAGDVWPREAVAARKAQIAAAGFDWVVVESLPVHERIKRGEGDLAGLFADYRQSMANLAAEGVTTICYNFMPLLDWTRTDLAAPVARGGSCLRFSAPRMAAFELHMLGREAAEADYPEDVRRAASVWFQQSSDADRETLLSSIMAGLPGAFDRYDIAGLKANLALYEGIDQDGLRANYRRFLEEVVPAAEELGMRLCVHPDDPPRDILGLPRIVSDAGDIDWILSAVDSPANGLTLCSGSLGANPANDVPAIAARFAHRIHFAHLRNVSKDADGSFEEAAHLDGDTDMVALVRVLLDEEARRRAEGRKDAEIPFRPDHGHELLADVERGTHPGYPLIGRLRGLAELRGVVRALSHPGALHG; encoded by the coding sequence ATGATCGAAAGCTGGCGCTGGTACGGAAGCTTCGACAGGATCGCGCTCGACGAGATCGCGCAAACCGGGGCGACGGGCATCGTCACCGCCCTCCATGAGATACCCGCGGGCGACGTCTGGCCGCGCGAGGCGGTTGCGGCGCGCAAGGCGCAGATCGCGGCGGCCGGTTTCGACTGGGTCGTGGTGGAAAGCCTGCCGGTGCACGAACGCATCAAGCGCGGCGAAGGCGATCTGGCCGGCCTTTTCGCCGACTATCGCCAGTCGATGGCGAACCTCGCGGCGGAAGGCGTGACGACGATCTGCTACAACTTCATGCCGCTGCTCGACTGGACACGGACCGACCTCGCCGCGCCGGTCGCGCGCGGCGGGTCCTGCCTGCGCTTTTCCGCGCCGCGCATGGCCGCTTTCGAGCTGCACATGCTGGGCCGCGAGGCTGCCGAGGCGGATTACCCGGAAGACGTGCGACGGGCCGCCTCGGTCTGGTTCCAGCAATCAAGCGATGCCGACCGCGAGACCCTGCTGTCAAGCATCATGGCGGGTCTGCCCGGAGCCTTCGACCGCTACGACATCGCGGGGCTCAAGGCCAATCTCGCGCTCTACGAGGGCATCGATCAGGACGGGCTGCGCGCGAACTACCGCCGCTTCCTGGAAGAGGTCGTGCCCGCCGCCGAGGAGCTCGGCATGCGGCTTTGCGTGCATCCCGACGATCCCCCGCGCGATATCCTCGGCCTGCCCCGCATCGTGTCGGATGCAGGCGACATCGACTGGATCCTGTCCGCCGTCGACAGCCCCGCGAACGGCCTCACGCTCTGCTCGGGCTCGCTTGGCGCGAACCCGGCGAACGACGTGCCCGCCATCGCCGCGCGCTTCGCGCACCGGATCCATTTCGCCCATCTGCGCAACGTCTCGAAGGATGCCGACGGTTCCTTCGAGGAAGCCGCGCATCTGGACGGCGACACGGACATGGTGGCGCTGGTCCGGGTACTTCTCGACGAGGAGGCGCGCCGCCGCGCCGAGGGGCGTAAGGATGCCGAGATCCCCTTCCGCCCCGACCATGGCCACGAGTTGCTTGCGGATGTGGAACGCGGTACGCATCCGGGCTATCCTCTCATAGGGCGGCTGCGCGGACTCGCCGAACTGCGCGGCGTCGTCCGGGCCCTGAGCCATCCCGGAGCACTTCATGGCTGA